A genomic segment from Papilio machaon chromosome 10, ilPapMach1.1, whole genome shotgun sequence encodes:
- the LOC106717529 gene encoding uncharacterized protein LOC106717529: MSEVFHKKKSKNVSAPTSIYQKKVSKLISPIKMPLKKSVTTMCIEAGLFIAAVVIATHLTVNVWEYFVLRSELSEINSSLHILKDTISHISSEYNKVNQELHELNSINNMATYTSEFGEKNLPILRNEKLGPV, encoded by the exons ATGTCAGaggtatttcataaaaaaaaatcaaaaaatgtcTCAGCACCAACTTCAATATACCAGaaaaaagtatcaaaattaatCAGTCCGATAAAGATGCCTCTGAAAAAGTCTGTAACAACAATGTGCATTGAAGCAGGATTATTCATAGCCGCTGTAGTGATAGCCACACACCTCACTGTCAATGTGTGGGAGTACTTCGTCTTGAGATCTGAACTCAGCGAAATCAATTCAAGCTTACACATATTAAAG GATACAATCAGCCATATCAGCTCAGAATATAATAAAGTCAACCAAGAATTACATGAActaaattcaataaacaacATGGCCACATATACCAGTGAATTTGGAGAAAAGAATTTACCGATCTTGCGTAATGAAAAACTTGGCCCCGTATAA
- the LOC106717527 gene encoding uncharacterized protein LOC106717527, with protein MDSNRRNRRKKCRFGVTTELNGLETSHTSNSSYLGHICTYLILSSLIVIVFLLMEYNCTTCKAKCDLNCISKNVENISSHLSFMKDNYKKLENQVLKLSREFPKFEGQLEVLETLANTLDATENGWDPKTQEPLPYVGVSLEYSRKTFRGLNKSTQNPYAMDVNVG; from the exons ATGGATTCAAATAGAAGGAACCGTAGAAAGAAATGTCGATTTGGTGTAACTACAGAACTAAATGGACTGGAAACGAGTCACACGAGCAATTCAAGTTACCTGGGCCATATCTGCACTTACTTGATACTGTCGAGCCTGATTGTAATAGTTTTCTTGCTTATGGAGTACAACTGCACCACTTGTAAGGCGAAATGTGACTTAAACTGTATCAGTAAGAACGTCGAGAATATATCT AGTCACTTAAGTTTCATGAAAGacaactataaaaaattggAAAATCAAGTATTAAAATTGTCCCGTGAGTTCCCCAAATTTGAAGGGCAATTAGAAGTATTGGAAACTCTTGCTAACACTCTCGATGCTACCGAAAATGGCTGGGATCCGAAAACACAAGAGCCTTTGCCATATGTCGGTGTATCACTTGAGTATTCGAGAAAAACATTCCGAGGATTGAATAAAAGTACACAAAATCCGTATGCAATGGACGTCAACGTAGGTTAA